From a region of the Daphnia pulicaria isolate SC F1-1A chromosome 1, SC_F0-13Bv2, whole genome shotgun sequence genome:
- the LOC124320769 gene encoding serine/threonine-protein phosphatase 6 regulatory ankyrin repeat subunit A-like, protein MAASEKLAELIQDVYSYFGSEYKQKLLFVPDADNKPDVHEISEAVLFRFLLNEETLKEFKGSEVIISDKLDVLKDIDKNSKIAEFETHKSSMDMITNLKGRLVHVFIVFKSTSETDGDYWWSLEKGVEYIFLQRSRNKENVKDKWNGVPRNEVEPIVENLKGKGTIKDLFAVLWAQKMIPEKYNILNSNCQSFVTFVSQQMTQEEYEYKGIMIPKFSFSPPRGSGRDKKMLDLINILRGSSDWPPLFIVIQMENADLVDKMIDSGKYDINAFYDKLTPLHFAIMFSKTKMVQHLLKHPMNADPTTHNASRKNVLHLATMYTTKAEIFDLLLTHLKVKVDDVDEEGRTALHSAARVSNVVAVRKLIENGANPNIIDNNRMSPLHVAAQERDSNAIIDLLLEAKKVKGLGDVNDRNERGETALHYAAIASNEIKAEHLIRHGADPNCRNNYGHTPLHMAAVCAENLKIIYLLLLKIKKEDIGQYINDKQLILNAMRNVHGLSAEIGVRLLEKGIITPSKPIVDKATGVNTRRFVDKGAHPSTDLLGFYHNRIAEAENPPEIDEILREHKLDINGHDQNGLTLLLVAILANDVEMARCLLEKGADPAIRYKNFLTPFHLASAIAEDCDILNLLLANERVDINETAPTSGMTALHLSTYFSNLIAVCFLLSNGANPNVADKDGATPLHWAAWYATDMEIVQLLINHQATNVYCIDKGGCSALDYARENKRRGMGEGIANLLREKGAVETENELPKGSNEILKKHMRVYSNRMSDEAETFLSDDTISTGEKFDRIFKESLISAIKDSDVESVSLLLKNGASAQTWGEIGEKALHWAAAYAKTTDVIDAILKTGEFDINGVDNNGWTPLHCAITTENMTTARYLLEKGADPNIANKNGVTPLHFAATRAKEIETINLLLENELVDINQIDKDGWTALHYAIKGKNVQMVRYLLEKGADPTIFDNDGFTPFHLAALILTDSAVLGLMLLGNEKKIEIDERNKNGHTALHLVIMSHNVDAADFLLSNGANPNAANQHGFTPLHFAVYFASDMDIVKLLVNHKDTNVNYLDNKGNDALHYAMINGHGCGRAIAKLLKRKGVVEEIIGQDDLLDECKGGDGNNDSMVKEVPNEAIVHPDVELHRILIEIGIDACKTTPLLKVGGGINNLHHVLSSCLKVWESININAIEILDVILASAGEFDINIRDEEGMTPLHYAITENTVEMVRYLLKKGADPTIRNNEGNNSFHLAVLFLTDTDVLDLMLGNENKIEIDERNKKGKTALHMAVMDSNTAAAKFLLSNGANPNVADEHGVTPLHVAAKYAKGMDIVELLLNRHGVDVNCFDNLGYNALAYAKYNDHGLSEAIGNLLRAKMDASAEGSNYKPKNIAAWVDSDMETIRFLIENGQDVSAMTWGENGANALHLAAAYAKTTDLIDIILVSRQCNINSVDSDGRTPLHYAIKRPDPVTINARRLIKMGADPGIADKNGVTPLHMAARNAETMDLIEILLNTGTLDVNCVDKQGRTPLDCARGNKHGLGEKIINRLRE, encoded by the coding sequence ATGGCGGCATCGGAGAAATTAGCTGAATTGATCCAAGATGTCTATTCATATTTTGGTAGCGAGTACAAGCAAAAGTTGCTTTTCGTGCCCGACGCCGATAACAAACCTGACGTGCACGAAATATCGGAAGCTGTGctatttcgttttttattgaatgaagAAACTTTGAAAGAATTCAAAGGATCTGAAGTTATAATATCTGACAAGCTAGACGTTTTAAAAGACATAGACAAGAATTCGAAAATCGCTGAATTCGAAACCCACAAAAGCAGCATGGACAtgataacaaatttaaaaggaCGTCTCGTTCACGTTTTCATCGTCTTCAAATCGACAAGTGAAACAGACGGAGACTATTGGTGGTCACTAGAAAAGGGCGTGGAATACATCTTCTTGCAACGATCCCGCAACAAAGAAAACGTCAAGGACAAGTGGAATGGTGTTCCGCGAAATGAAGTTGAGCCCattgttgaaaatttgaaaggaAAAGGTACGATTAAAGATCTTTTCGCTGTACTTTGGGCCCAAAAGATGATTCCAGAAAAGTACAACATCTTGAACTCAAACTGCCAGTCTTTCGTCACTTTCGTCAGTCAACAAATGACTCAAGAAGAATACGAATACAAGGGTATTATGATCCCAAAGTTCTCGTTCTCTCCTCCTCGTGGAAGTGGCcgggacaaaaaaatgttggatttAATCAACATCCTAAGGGGGAGTTCTGATTGGCCCCCTTTATTTATTGTAATTCAAATGGAAAATGCCGATCTGGTTGATAAAATGATCGACAGTGGCAAGTACGACATCAACGCCTTCTACGATAAACTTACTCCGCTCCACTTTGCGATCATGTTTTCGAAAACCAAAATGGTTCAACATCTTCTAAAACATCCAATGAATGCCGACCCAACGACGCACAATGCTTCCAGGAAGAACGTTCTTCATTTGGCGACCATGTACACAACGAAAGCAGAAATCTTCGATTTGCTACTGACTCATCTCAAAGTCAAGGTGGACGATGTAGACGAAGAAGGACGAACTGCTCTCCATTCGGCCGCTCGTGTATCTAACGTCGTCGCTGTTCGAAAATTAATCGAAAACGGAGCCAATCCCAACATAATCGACAACAACAGGATGTCTCCTCTTCACGTGGCAGCACAGGAAAGAGACAGTAATGCTATCATCGATCTTCTCCTGGAAGCTAAAAAAGTCAAAGGACTGGGCGATGTCAACGATCGAAATGAACGAGGAGAAACTGCACTCCATTACGCCGCCATAGCATCCAATGAAATCAAGGCCGAGCATTTGATCAGACATGGCGCAGATCCCAATTGTCGAAACAATTATGGCCATACTCCACTTCACATGGCTGCAGTCTGTGCagagaatttgaaaatcatctACTTGTTAttactgaaaattaaaaaagaagatattGGACAGTATATAAACGACAAACAACTTATCCTTAACGCCATGCGTAACGTGCACGGGCTATCTGCAGAAATAGGAGTTCGGTTATTGGAAAAGGGCATAATAACTCCGAGTAAGCCTATAGTTGATAAGGCAACAGGCGTTAATACTCGCCGTTTTGTAGACAAAGGCGCCCATCCCTCAACTGATTTGCTTGGATTTTATCACAATCGCATAGCGGAGGCCGAGAATCCGCCGGAAATTGATGAAATTCTTAGAGAACACAAACTTGATATCAACGGCCACGATCAAAATGGGCTAACTCTTCTTTTAGTTGCAATCCTCGCCAATGACGTGGAGATGGCTCGATGCTTGCTGGAAAAAGGAGCCGATCCCGCCATACGttacaaaaatttcttgactCCATTTCATCTGGCATCGGCTATTGCTGAAGATTGCGATATTCTCAATTTACTTCTAGCAAACGAAAGAGTTGACATCAATGAAACGGCACCTACATCTGGAATGACTGCCCTCCATCTGTCAACTTATTTTTCCAACTTGATTGCCGTTTGCTTCCTCTTATCAAATGGAGCTAACCCCAACGTCGCTGATAAAGATGGAGCCACTCCACTTCATTGGGCGGCATGGTATGCCACAGACATGGAAATTGTCCAACTACTCATCAATCACCAAGCCACGAATGTCTACTGTATAGACAAAGGCGGATGTAGTGCGCTAGATTACGCAAGGGAAAACAAGAGACGAGGGATGGGGGAAGGAATTGCCAATCTGTTGAGAGAAAAAGGCGCCGTCGAAACCGAAAACGAACTGCCCAAAGGAAGCaatgaaatcttaaaaaaacataTGCGTGTTTACAGCAATCGAATGTCCGACGAAGCTGAAACATTTTTAAGCGACGATACAATATCAACTGGGGAAAAATTCGATAGAATTTTTAAGGAATCTTTGATTTCAGCTATCAAAGATTCAGACGTAGAAAGCGTTAGTCTCCTATTGAAAAATGGAGCAAGTGCCCAGACATGGGGAGAAATAGGAGAGAAAGCGCTTCATTGGGCAGCAGCTTATGCAAAGACGACGGATGTCATCGACGCCATTCTGAAAACGGGTGAATTCGACATCAACGGAGTGGACAATAATGGATGGACACCACTCCATTGCGCAATTACGACCGAAAACATGACTACTGCTCGCTACTTGCTGGAAAAGGGAGCCGATCCCAATATTGCCAACAAGAACGGAGTCACCCCACTTCACTTTGCGGCCACTCgtgcaaaagaaattgaaacaatCAATCTACTCCTGGAAAATGAACTAGTCGATATCAATCAGATTGACAAAGATGGATGGACAGCTCTTCATTACGCAATCAAGGGCAAAAACGTGCAGATGGTTCGCTATTTACTGGAAAAAGGAGCCGATCCCACCATCTTTGACAACGATGGCTTCACTCCATTTCATTTGGCAGCACTAATTCTAACAGATTCCGCTGTTCTCGGTCTCATGCTGttgggaaacgaaaaaaagattgagattgacgaaagaaacaaaaatggacaCACTGCCCTCCATCTGGTAATTATGTCACATAACGTGGATGCCGCTGACTTCCTGTTATCTAACGGAGCCAATCCAAACGCTGCTAATCAACACGGGTTCACTCCACTTCATTTTGCAGTCTATTTTGCAAGCGATATGGACATTGTCAAACTACTCGTCAATCACAAAGACACGAATGTCAACTATTTAGACAACAAAGGAAACGATGCGCTACATTACGCAATGATCAACGGGCACGGGTGCGGCAGGGCAATTGCTAAACTTTTGAAACGAAAAGGAGTCGTGGAAGAAATAATAGGTCAAGACGATTTGCTTGACGAATGTAAAGGGGGAGATGGCAACAACGACAGTATGGTCAAGGAAGTTCCAAACGAGGCAATCGTACATCCAGATGTAGAATTGCATCGCATACTGATTGAAATTGGAATAGATGCTTGCAAAACGACGCCGTTATTGAAAGTAGGAGGGGGAATAAATAATCTTCATCACGTTTTATCGAGTTGTTTAAAGGTGTGGGAATCGATTAATATAAACGCGATCGAAATACTTGACGTCATTCTGGCAAGTGCTGGCGAGTTCGACATCAATATTCGAGACGAAGAAGGCATGACACCTCTTCATTACGCAATAACTGAAAATACCGTGGAGATGGTTCGCTACTTGCTGAAAAAAGGAGCCGATCCCACCATACGCAACAATGAGGGCaacaattcatttcatttagcAGTACTATTTCTAACGGACACCGATGTTCTCGATCTCATGTTGGGAAACGAAAACAAGATTGAGATTGACgaaaggaacaaaaaaggaaagactGCCCTGCACATGGCAGTCATGGATTCCAACACAGCTGcagcaaaatttcttttatcaaATGGAGCAAACCCAAACGTCGCTGATGAACATGGAGTCACTCCACTTCATGTGGCGGCCAAATATGCCAAAGGCATGGACATTGTCGAGTTACTCTTGAATCGTCATGGCGTTGATGTCAATTGCTTCGACAATTTGGGATATAATGCGCTAGCTTACGCAAAGTACAACGATCACGGGCTGAGCGAAGCCATAGGCAATCTGTTGAGGGCAAAAATGGACGCGAGCGCAGAAGGAAGCAACTACAAACCGAAGAACATTGCGGCATGGGTTGATTCGGACATGGAAACGATTCGCTTCTTGATAGAAAACGGACAAGATGTTAGCGCGATGACATGGGGAGAAAACGGAGCGAACGCACTTCACCTGGCGGCAGCGTATGCAAAGACGACGGATCTCATCGACATAATACTGGTTAGTAGACAATGCAACATCAACAGTGTTGACAGCGACGGAAGGACACCTCTCCATTACGCAATCAAGAGACCCGACCCTGTTACGATCAATGCTCGTCGTCTGATCAAAATGGGAGCCGACCCCGGTATCGCTGATAAGAATGGAGTCACACCTCTTCACATGGCGGCGAGAAATGCAGAAACGATGGATCTCATTGAAATCCTCCTCAATACCGGAACGTTGGACGTGAATTGTGTCGACAAACAAGGACGGACTCCTCTCGATTGTGCTAGAGGCAACAAACACGGACTAGGCGAGAAGATTATCAATCGCCTAAGGGAATAG